A window of Cellulomonas fimi contains these coding sequences:
- a CDS encoding mannose-1-phosphate guanylyltransferase → MSTASTSSLLPAQGPVPGFHAVVPAGGAGTRLWPLSRAGHPKFLHDLTGSGRTLLQATVDRLVPLVGDDGVLVVTGHRHADAVAAQVPALLDGPDGAPRRLLAEPSPRDSMAAIGLAAAVLLERHGEDVVLGSFAADHVISGTEAFERAVREAVVAARAGYVVTVGIRATGPSTAFGYVRSGEPLGLADAPSARHVRGFTEKPDEETATAYLATGEYRWNAGMFVVRARVLLDHLAAQIPTLAAGLSEIAAAWDGPDRDAVLERVWPTLTRIAIDHAIAEPVAAAGGVAVVPGDFTWDDVGDFESLGGLLTSPTLGDDTTVLRVDAPDALVVASGGRTVTVVGLADAVVVDTPDAVLVTTRAHAQSVKSAVDGWRERGRDDLL, encoded by the coding sequence GGCTCTGGCCGCTGTCGCGGGCCGGTCACCCCAAGTTCCTGCACGACCTCACGGGCTCGGGCCGGACGCTGCTGCAGGCGACGGTCGACCGGCTCGTCCCGCTGGTGGGCGACGACGGCGTGCTGGTCGTCACGGGCCACCGGCACGCCGACGCCGTGGCCGCGCAGGTCCCGGCCCTGCTCGACGGTCCCGACGGCGCCCCCCGCCGGCTGCTGGCCGAGCCGTCGCCGCGCGACTCGATGGCGGCGATCGGGCTCGCGGCGGCCGTGCTGCTGGAGCGGCACGGCGAGGACGTCGTGCTCGGCTCGTTCGCGGCCGACCACGTGATCAGCGGCACGGAGGCGTTCGAGCGCGCGGTGCGCGAGGCCGTCGTCGCGGCGCGCGCGGGCTACGTCGTGACGGTCGGCATCCGCGCGACGGGACCGTCGACCGCGTTCGGCTACGTGCGGTCGGGCGAGCCGCTCGGCCTCGCGGACGCGCCCAGCGCGCGGCACGTCCGCGGTTTCACCGAGAAGCCCGACGAGGAGACGGCGACCGCCTACCTCGCCACGGGCGAGTACCGCTGGAACGCCGGCATGTTCGTCGTGCGTGCGCGCGTGCTGCTCGACCACCTCGCGGCCCAGATCCCGACGCTCGCCGCCGGTCTGTCCGAGATCGCGGCGGCGTGGGACGGCCCCGACCGGGACGCGGTCCTCGAGCGGGTGTGGCCGACGCTGACCAGGATCGCGATCGACCACGCCATCGCCGAGCCGGTCGCGGCGGCGGGCGGCGTCGCCGTCGTCCCGGGGGACTTCACGTGGGACGACGTGGGCGACTTCGAGTCCCTCGGCGGGCTCCTCACGAGCCCCACGCTCGGCGACGACACGACCGTGCTGCGCGTGGACGCACCGGACGCGCTCGTGGTCGCGTCGGGCGGCCGGACCGTGACGGTCGTCGGGCTCGCGGACGCGGTCGTCGTCGACACCCCCGACGCGGTGCTCGTCACGACGCGCGCCCACGCGCAGTCGGTGAAGTCGGCCGTCGACGGGTGGCGCGAGCGCGGCCGCGACGACCTGCTCTGA